From one Xyrauchen texanus isolate HMW12.3.18 chromosome 17, RBS_HiC_50CHRs, whole genome shotgun sequence genomic stretch:
- the LOC127657502 gene encoding phospholipid-transporting ATPase ID-like, whose amino-acid sequence MTILKDIPEKWFPIILPLKWKKEGLSSSTKIRKGSEEERRVRANDREYNEKFQYASNCIMTSKYNIITFLPVNLFEQFQEVANTYFLFLLILQLIPQISSLSWFTTIVPLVLVLSITAVKDATDDYFRYKSDNQVNNRQSQVLIAGILQKENWMNVRVGDIIKLENNQFVAADLLLLSSSEPHGLCYIETAELDGETNMKVRQSLSVTSELGDPNNLAQFDGEVVCEPPNNKLDRFCGTLYWKDCKYHLSNQNMLLRGCVLRNTESCYGLVIFAGPDTKLMQNSGCTKFKRTSIDRLMNTLVLWIFGFLVCMGVILAIGNAVWEKEVGSLFQSFLPWDPPVNNFLFSAFLSFWSYVIILNTVVPISLYVSVEVIRLGHSYFINWDRRMYCSRSNTAAEARTTTLNEELGQVEYIFSDKTGTLTQNIMTFNKCSINGHAYGEVIDNLGSQKKRAQPLDFSAWNPLADRDFCFYDQSLLEAVIAGELAVHEFFRVLSLCHTVMSEEKSEGELLYKAQSPDEGALVTAARNFGIVFRSRTPGTVTTQELSKEVTYTLLAILDFNNIRKRMSVIVRNPEGRIRLYCKGADTVLFERLHSCNQELMNITSDHLNEYAVDGLRTLAVAYRDLSEEQWEEWAEHYRRADKSTDCREDRLAAAYEEIEQDMMLLGATAIEDKLQEGVPETIAILSLANIKIWVLTGDKQETAVNIGYSCKMLRDDMTEVFIVNGRTVQSVREELRKARERMLESARTRDGGKEAEAQGCGGACALGNGCGDGGAANYMPDEAKCPPPQAPPSSLLESISGEFALIINGHSLAHALETDMEREFLETACACRAVICCRVTPLQKALVVELVKRRKKAVTLAIGDGANDVSMIKTAHIGVGISGQEGIQAVLSSDYSFSQFRFLQQLLLVHGRWSYLRMCRFLCYFFYKNFAFTMVHFWFGFFCGFSAQTVYDQYFITLYNIVYTSLPVLAMGIFDQDVPEQRSLEYPKLYEPGQLNLLFNKREFFICIAQGIYTSVVLFFIPYGVLSNATQSNGVPLADYQTFAVTTATALVIVVSVQIALDTGYWTAINHFFIWGSLGTYFTILFAMHSSILFNIFPKQFHFLGSAHNTLGQPVVWLTIALATIICIAPVLAFRFLKLDLKPQLSDTVRYTQLVRQKKRKPSGRTGRGVGGAGAAGGNALGRLGRGGSRRSGYAFAHQEGFGELITSGKNMRLSSFASRHSSGWIDTLRKKKHSNNSGAQNILTNGDDCKVSSQAPPLSTSSSVIGPQGTTPGETGQSCNETGLTRSLDDIALSKLRCTEKVSGGCSTGTVQETLFVWRGTAPWISGPSSPGPPPIAEETSSAE is encoded by the exons TTGATTCCACAGATTTCCTCATTGTCCTGGTTCACTACCATTGTGCCTTTAGTGCTGGTGCTGAGCATCACTGCAGTCAAAGATGCCACTGATGATTAT TTTCGTTACAAGAGTGACAACCAGGTGAATAACCGTCAGTCTCAGGTCCTCATCGCTGGCAT TCTTCAGAAGGAGAACTGGATGAATGTCAGAGTGGGTGACATCATCAAACTAGAGAACAATCAATTTGTGGCA GCTGACCTGCTGCTGTTGTCCAGCAGTGAACCTCATGGTCTGTGTTACATTGAGACTGCAGAACTGGATGG CGAGACGAATATGAAAGTGCGTCAGTCTCTGTCTGTTACCTCAGAGCTTGGGGATCCTAATAATCTGGCCCAGTTTGATG GAGAAGTGGTGTGTGAGCCTCCCAACAACAAGCTAGACCGTTTCTGTGGTACCCTGTATTGGAAAGACTGTAAATACCACCTCAGCAACCAAAACATGTTGCTCCGTGGCTGCGTACTGCGCAACACAGAGAGCTGCTACGGCCTTGTTATATTCGCAG GTCCCGACACCAAGCTGATGCAAAATAGTGGCTGCACCAAGTTTAAGCGGACCAGTATAGACCGGCTGATGAATACACTGGTGCTATGG ATTTTTGGGTTCCTGGTGTGTATGGGAGTGATTTTGGCCATAGGGAATGCGGTGTGGGAAAAAGAGGTGGGCTCTCTGTTTCAGAGTTTCCTCCCCTGGGACCCTCCAGTCAACAACTTCCTGTTCTCTGCGTTCCTCTCCTTCTGGTCCTATGTTATCATCCTCAACACGGTTGTGCCGATCTCCCTCTATGTAAG TGTGGAGGTGATTCGTCTAGGTCACAGTTACTTCATTAATTGGGACCGACGGATGTACTGTAGCCGTAGTAACACAGCAGCAGAGGCCAGAACCACCACACTAAATGAAGAGCTGGGACAGGTGGAGTACatcttcagtgacaagacaggaACCCTTACGCAGAACATCATGACCTTCAACAAGTGCTCCATCAACGGCCATGCATATG GTGAAGTAATAGATAACTTAGGTTCACAAAAAAAG AGGGCACAGCCCCTGGATTTCAGTGCATGGAACCCCTTAGCAGACCGGGACTTCTGTTTCTATGACCAGTCTCTGCTTGAGGCAGTAATAGCGGGAGAACTGGCCGTGCATGAATTCTTCCGAGTGCTTTCTCTCTGCCACACGGTCATGAGTGAGGAGAAGAGCGAGG GAGAGCTGTTGTATAAGGCTCAGTCACCAGACGAGGGTGCGTTGGTAACAGCTGCGCGTAACTTTGGAATTGTGTTTCGCTCTCGCACACCTGGTACAGTCACCACACAAGAGCTCAGCAAAGAGGTCACATATACGCTCCTCGCCATCCTGGACTTCAATAACATCCGCAAAAGAATGTCTGTCATAG tgagGAATCCGGAGGGTCGTATCCGTCTGTACTGTAAGGGGGCAGACACAGTGCTTTTTGAGAGGCTTCATTCTTGCAATCAGGAGCTGATGAATATCACCTCAGACCATCTTAAC GAGTATGCGGTTGACGGGTTGCGGACTCTTGCTGTGGCGTATCGGGATCTGTCTGAGGAGCAGTGGGAGGAGTGGGCGGAGCATTACCGTCGCGCTGATAAGTCCACAGACTGCCGGGAGGATCGACTGGCTGCTGCCTATGAGGAGATCGAACAGGATATGATG TTGCTAGGTGCCACAGCTATAGAAGATAAACTGCAGGAGGGTGTTCCTGAGACTATTGCCATACTCTCATTGGCTAACATCAAGATCTGGGTGCTAACTGGAGACAAGCAGG AGACTGCTGTGAATATTGGTTATTCCTGTAAAATGCTGAGAGATGACATGACAGAGGTCTTCATTGTAAATGGACGCACTGTGCAAAGTGTGCGGGAGGAACTGAG AAAAGCAAGAGAACGAATGTTGGAGTCAGCACGCACCAGAGATGGAGGGAAGGAGGCTGAAGCTCAAGGTTGTGGTGGGGCGTGTGCTCTTGGAAATGGTTGTGGAGATGGTGGTGCTGCTAACTATATGCCTGATGAGGCCAAATGCCCCCCTCCTcaggccccaccctcctccttgctGGAGTCAATCAGTGGAGAGTTTGCCCTCATCATCAATGGACACAGCTTG GCTCATGCATTGGAGACGGATATGGAGCGTGAGTTTTTGGAGACGGCTTGTGCTTGTCGAGCAGTAATTTGCTGCAGAGTTACTCCTCTACAGAAAGCTCTGGTGGTAGAGCTGGTTAAACGCCGTAAGAAGGCCGTCACACTTGCCATCGGAGATGGAGCCAATGATGTCAGCATGATAAAGA CAGCTCATATTGGTGTGGGAATCAGTGGTCAGGAGGGGATCCAGGCCGTGCTTTCATCAGATTACTCTTTTTCTCAGTTCCGCTTCCTGCAGCAACTTTTGCTGGTGCACGGACGTTGGTCCTACCTGCGTATGTGTCGTTTTCTGTGTTACTTCTTCTACAAAAACTTTGCCTTCACTATGGTGCACTTCTGGTTCGGATTCTTCTGTGGTTTCTCAGCACAG acTGTCTACGACCAGTATTTCATCACACTCTACAATATTGTGTACACATCCCTGCCTGTGTTGGCAATGGGCATCTTTGATCag GATGTCCCTGAACAGAGGAGTCTAGAGTATCCAAAGCTGTATGAGCCAGGCCAGCTGAACCTGCTGTTTAACAAACGCGAGTTCTTCATCTGCATTGCACAAGGAATCTACACCTCTGTGGTTCTGTTCTTCATTCCATATGGCGTTCTCTCTAACGCCACACAGAGTAATGGAGTTCCACTGGCAGACTACCAAACTTTCGCTGTCACTACTGCGACAGCCCTTGTTATAGTCGTCAGCGTCCAA ATTGCTCTGGACACGGGTTATTGGACAGCTATAAATCACTTCTTTATATGGGGATCTTTGGGTACCTACTTCACTATCCTCTTTGCTATGCACTCCAGCATCCTGTTCAACATCTTCCCCAAGCAGTTCCATTTCCTTG GAAGTGCACATAACACACTTGGGCAGCCAGTGGTGTGGTTAACTATTGCACTGGCTACCATCATCTGTATTGCTCCAGTCCTCGCCTTCCGCTTCCTCAAACTGGACCTAAAACCTCAGCTCTCAgatact GTGCGCTACACTCAACTCGTGcggcagaagaagagaaagcCCAGTGGGCGCACGGGTCGTGGAGTGGGTGGAGCTGGAGCAGCTGGTGGCAATGCTCTGGGTCGTCTGGGCAGAGGTGGCTCTCGACGCTCTGGTTATGCATTTGCGCATCAGGAAGGTTTTGGCGAGCTGATCACATCGGGAAAGAATATGCGCCTGAGCTCATTTGCCTCCCGCCACAGCAGTGGCTGGATTGACACTCTTCGCAAGaaaaaacattcaaacaacaGTGGTGCACAGAATATCCTGACAAATGGTGATGACTGTAAAGTCTCCTCTCAAGCCCCACCCCTTTCCACTTCTTCCTCAGTGATTGGTCCTCAGGGCACAACCCCAGGAGAGACAGGGCAATCATGTAATGAAACTGGCCTCACTCGCAGCCTTGATGACATTGCTCTCAGCAAGCTTAGGTGTACAGAAAAAGTGTCTGGAGGATGTAGTACTGGAACTGTGCAG GAAACACTGTTTGTTTGGAGGGGAACTGCACCCTGGATCAGTGGTCCCAGCAGCCCAGGGCCTCCCCCCATTGCAGAGGAAACTTCTAGTGCTGAGTGA